A window of Hirundo rustica isolate bHirRus1 chromosome 30, bHirRus1.pri.v3, whole genome shotgun sequence genomic DNA:
GAATCACCGGGTGGGGACAAAAGGCTGAGgtgagggacacggggatgtcACTGTGGGATCCATCGGGGATCCAGGGGACATGGGGATGTCACTGTGGGATCCatcaggggacacagggatgtcaCTGTGGGATCCatcaggggacacggggatgtcACTGTGGGATCCatcaggggacacaggggacacaggggacacagggatgtcaCTGTGATCCatcaggggacacggggatgtcACTGTGGGATCCatcaggggacacggggatgtcACTGTGGGATCCatcaggggacacagggacacaggggacacagggatgtcaCTGTGGGATCCatcaggggacacaggggacacagggatgtcaCTGTGGGATCCatcaggggacacggggacacggggatgtcACTGTGGGATCCATCAGGGAtccaggggacacaggggacacggggatgtcACTGGGATCCatcaggggacacagggatgtcaCTGTGATCCatcaggggacacagggatgtcaCTGGGATCCatcaggggacacggggatgtcACTGTGGGATCCATCAGGGCtccaggggacacaggggtgtCACTGGGATCCatcaggggacacggggatgtcACTGTGGGATCCatcaggggacacagggatgtcaCTGTGATCCAtcaggggacacagggctgtCACTGTGATCCatcaggggacacagggatgtcaCTGTGGGATCCAtcaggggacacaggggtgtCACTGTGGGATCCATCAGGGATCCatgggacacaggggacacagggatgtcaCCATGGGATCCAtcaggggacacaggggtgtCACTGTGGGATCCAtcaggggacacggggctgtCACTCTGGGGCTTGCCTGTAGTTGAGGGACAGCAGGACCATGCTGTGGGCCAGCAGCGAGGCTTCAGAGGCTGCAagagagcaggggcagggtaAGGGAGTGGGACAGgcactggggggcactgggagagctgggacaggcactggggggcactgggagagctgggacaggcactggggggcactggggtgggcacagggggGTTCTGGGCAGCACTGAGGTAGAACTTGGcagactgggagcactgggacgGGCagggggagcactggggagcactgggatgggcagagggagcactggggagcactgggatgggcagagggaGCACTGGGACGGGCAGAGGGAGCACTGGGACGGGCagggggagcactggggagcactgggacgggcaggggcagcactgggatgagcagagagagcactgggatgggcaggggcagcactgGGACGGGCAGAGGGATCACTGGGACGGGCAggggcagcactgggatgggcagagggaGCACTGGGACGGGCAGAGGGAGCACTGGGACGGGCAGGGGCAGCACTGGGCTCCCGGTCACACATCCCACTCccatttcccttccctcagggctgcagggcagggacagctgggcACAGGTCGGGGGACAAAGCTCCTCCATCACCCCAAAACCCGCCAGGAGCGGCACTCCCCGTGCCAGGGCTACCTCGGAGCTCGCAGGAGAGCCGGAGCCACTGCTCCAGCCACGCTCGGCACTCGGCCCGGCCCAGCCGAGTGGGGTTCAGCCCACGCAGGTAACAGGCCTGGggagacacagacacagccagggacGCGCTCAGAACTCTGGGTTCACTCCAGGATCCCCCCCCTCATGGAGGAAAGAAGCTGTTCCCCCAGCCCGGCGCGGAGAACTTCCCCGGGAGACAGCAAGCCTGCACCGGGGACACCCGAGGCGACAGCAGCCTGGCACGGGGGCGCCGGGGCGTCCTCACCGCTCGCAGCTCCTCCTCGGAGAGCTGGCCCGGGCCCAGGTGCAGCAGGGCGCGGTCCAGGTGCCGGATCTCCAGGACGTGGCTGCGCAGGCGGCGCCGCAGGAGGAAGGCCGGGAAGTGCGGGGTGAGGAAGAGCACGCGGCTCAGGGCTCTCTGCGGACGAGGAGAAGAGCGCCCGTGACACGGCTGGCCCTTCCTAGAACGGGGCTGGGACCCCCCTTCAGGCACCTCCACCCGCCCGCAAGCCACGTGTGAGCTGGCCTGGAACGCTCCAAGGGATGGGGaaatgtcaccgagacacacaaagcaatcacacgcagacaaagagattttcgcagaggttcctctgatccagctcccagctgaaagagcggagagaagagagcccctttgtttattcttttacttttatacatttgtgggtctagcagaagattggttttttggggtttccacctctcagcctcagtggccagacgaattgtcagttacaattgttttcaagttagaaatatgcaaacaaaggacaaagaatgaaaaacaaagggtttgtttatattacttctgtgggaaaggtagaagaactgctctaatattctacagtaactaaaagatctgacttcatttatgaaaatcaaaaggctaataaaaaactcagaaaaaccagggtaacagggaaatccctccctgcctctgttacccttttttaaaagccttttgaattttcataaaatggagtcagactgtacaatattaggagcagtttctacctttttcccacagatgtaacataaacaaatcctttgttttttttcattctctgtcctttgtttgcatatttctaacctgaaaacaattgtaactgacagttggtttagccacttggctgaggggtgaaaaaccccagaagccaatcttcggccagacccacaaatgtataaaaagtaagaaataaacaaggaggctctctctctgccctgactcagctttgagctggatcggagcagtctctgccctgcaaaacaTCTCTcgtctcgtgtgattgctttgcgtgtcacgATCACACGCCTCCACAGGGAATTCCCGCCCTGGATTCGTTCCCAGCAGCTCCGCAGCGTTGGGGAcgcaggtggggtctcacctgaaCCCCCCCCGAAATCTGCTGAGGGTGGGGATGAGCCCAGGGCACCTCTGCAGCTTTTTGGGACCCGCCCTGAGCTGAACTCACCGCGTGCTCCGCCCGGAGCGCGTTCAACGCCAGCACGGAGCCGGAGAAGGAACTCCTCAcggccaggagctgctccaggcccgGCCGGGCGCCTCCCTGCACCTGCAAGAGCTCCGGTGACGCCTCTGACGGGTGACAAACAGCGCCCAGGACCCCCGGGGGAAGGTGCTGGGGGGCACAGACCTGAgcgcagagctgctgcaggagctcccggggctggggctggggcagggcccGCGCCGCCAGCGCCAGGCCGCGCAGCACGTCGGGGTACGAGAGCCGGCGCGCGCGGTCGTAGGCGTCCAGgaactccagctgctgcttgggaGTCCAGAAGTGGCGGATCAGGAGCTGCCGTGGGAAGAAATACCTGGGGAGAGGCGGGAGGTGGGGGATTCAGGGAGGGAGCGGCGGGGTAGGAGGGGTCAAGGCGTCAAGGAAAGCCCCGGGGTGGGGTAGAAGGGATTaatgtgggagctgcaggggttTGTTCAGGGAATCATcgaggctggaaaagccaagGACAGCACTgaacacagccccagctgccccatccaggcagctgggaaatgtccccagggatggggattcccCCTGcgctgggcagcctgtgccaaggcAAAACTGCCTTTTTCATGAAGGAATTctccctaaaatccaaccttGGAAGCCTCTTGGTCTCACCCTGCCTCCTGGGAGCGGAGCCTGACCCTCACCTGGCCAGGTGTGGAGACCAAggaggtccctcctgagcctcctttcctccaggctcagccccctcacatccctcagcctctcccagtgctccagctccatccccagctccattcacagctccatccccagttccatcccagctcattcccagctccatcccagctccattcccagctccatcccagctcattcccagctccatcccagctccatcccaactccatccccagctccatcccagctccatcccagctccatcccagctccatcccagctcattcccagctccatcccagctccatcccagctccatcccagctccatccccagctccatccccagctccatcccagctccatcccagctccatcccagctccatccccaactccatcccagttccattcccagctccatcccagctcattcccagctccattcccagctccatccccagctccatcccagctcattcccagctccatcccagctcattcccagctccatcccctccctccctgccctggggacccCAAAGTGACCCCGGTGTGTTCAGGCTGTGCCCTCAGCCGTGCCCGGCACACCGGGCTGGCACCGCCCTGCTCCCGGTGCCCACGCTGGGGCTGACACAAGCCACGTGCCCGTGGCCTCCTCGCCCAGCTGAGctcacctccagcccctccgggccctttcctgctgctccgGCCCCGGCCTGCAGCTCCCACGGGGCCACGCGGAGCCAAGGGCACGAGCTGGCACCGGGCCCGCTCAATCCCCATCCCCTCCGTGCCACggctccagcccggccccgccggggaTCCGCCCTTCACCCCCGGCACCTGAGCTCACACGTGGGGACGCGAAGCGAGGGCACTGCCCCGTGCCCCCCGAGCCCACCTGGGCTcacacccagccccagcagcttccctggcaCCAGCGCCGAGCCTGGCATCACCcggggcacagcagctcctgcccagggcagttCCCTGGAGTCCCAGCAGCGTCCCGAGGTCACCGCACAAACCCGCCCCACGTGTGCAGCCAACAGTGAACAACGGGCTTCTTGTTCTACCCCCACGGCTCCTTCCAACAGCCCCggcctcatcctcctcctcctcctcctcctcctgctgctgctgctgctcccccaaGGACACGGCACAGCCTGGCTCCGTGCTGGGAGCGCTTCCTGCCATTCAGCTCCTGCCTTTGATGTGGGGctttgggctgggctgggccctgTGGGGCTGACGGGATCCCGGTGGATTtttctgaggtggttttggggctGATGGGATCCTGGTGGATTTttctggggtggttttggggctgAGAGGATCCTGACAGATTTttctggggtggttttggggctgACGGGATCCCGGTGGATTTttctggggtggttttggtGCTGATGGGATCCTGACGGATTTTTCTGGGGTGGCTTTGGGGCTGATGGGATTCTGGTGGATTtttctgaggtggttttggggctGATGGGATCCTGGTGGATTTttctggggtggttttggggctgATGGGATCCCGGTGGATTTttctggggtggttttggggctgATGGGATCCTGGTGGATTtttctgaggtggttttggggctGATGGGATCCCGGTGGATTTTTCTGGGATGGTTTTGGGTCTGATGGGATCCCAATGGATTtttctgaggtggttttggggctGATGGGATCCTGGTGGATTtttctgaggtggttttggggctGATGGGATCCCAATGGATTtttctgaggtggttttggggctGATGGGATCCTGACAGATTtttctgaggtggttttggggctGACTGGATCCTGACAGATTtttctgaggtggttttggggctGATGGGATCCtggtggcaggagctggcaccGGGCCCGCTCAATCCTCATCCCCTCcgtgccacagctccagcccggccccgctgggGATCCGCCCTTCacccctgggagctgagctCACACATGGGGACACGAAGCAAGGGCAGggggagagcagcagaactGCAAAACCCCAGGAGTTTTTatacaattattattattatgctgTATATTAACATCTCATCAACACCCTTAATTTATCACTGCATTAAATAACCCcttccttatttcttttaacGACTCGTTTCCATTGATTCCATTTCTTCTCCAGTCCCGGGAGCCGGCGCTGCCAATCCAGCACTCAGCTCTTTGTCCTCACAAACTCCCCGCTCCCCAAACCCCAAGCGCTCAGGATTCGGGACTGGGGCCGTACTCACATCAAGACAATGACCAGGAAATTGGCGAAGGGCGGGATGGCGATGATCCCGATGGGAATGGCCTTGAGCACGTCCCTGCGGAACTGCCTCCAGCAGGAGGCAACAGAGTCAGCGCCCAACTCGGGATTCCCGAGAATTCCCCGCCCCCGGGCAGCTCCCGATCCTCCGCAGGGAACGGAACGGTTCTGGCTGGTTTTCTTCCCTGCCGGGGTCGGGGTTTAAACGCGCGGGAGTCGCGGTTTCGtgttctgataattttttttttaatctatttacAGACTCAACAGCCGTGAGCTCCAACCAGCAGGGCaaagaaatgagggaaaatggagcagctctggctcttcccGGGGTTATTTAAGCGCTAATTACCCAATAATGAGGGTggtgttgttgttattattaccTATATTATTAATGTTTCTGACCCGATATTGACCACCCACAGCAATGAGGATCTTTctcacccaattacagaaaaccaccaaaactcagggtggagaaggaggaaaaaggaggagaaggaagaagagggcgaagagggaagaagaaagtgaaggaagaaaatggtggagaaggaggaagaaaatggtggagaaggagggagaaagtgaaggaagaaaatggtggagaaggaagaaaaaggtggagaaggaggaagaaaaaggtgaaggaggaagaaaaaggtggagaaggaggaagaaaatggtggaggaaaaaaatggtggagaaggaagaaaaaggtggagaaggaggaagaaaaaggtgaagaaggaggaagaaaatggtggaagaagaaagtgaagtAACAAAtggtgga
This region includes:
- the LOC120764503 gene encoding LETM1 domain-containing protein 1-like isoform X2, with the protein product MALSRAAARGGLWRLGPSALSPPRERMQPQLALGVPRSQVRSRSSRAASRALVAAVVAAAQRVNASFEQYLQRSFPRFYLLHSTFKTGIQALFLEVKEIGKIKSRMRRQRLSARQLPYRDMERLRQFRRDVLKAIPIGIIAIPPFANFLVIVLMYFFPRQLLIRHFWTPKQQLEFLDAYDRARRLSYPDVLRGLALAARALPQPQPRELLQQLCAQGGARPGLEQLLAVRSSFSGSVLALNALRAEHARALSRVLFLTPHFPAFLLRRRLRSHVLEIRHLDRALLHLGPGQLSEEELRAACYLRGLNPTRLGRAECRAWLEQWLRLSCELRASEASLLAHSMVLLSLNYRQAPE
- the LOC120764503 gene encoding basic proline-rich protein-like isoform X3, whose protein sequence is MALSRAAARGGLWRLGPSALSPPRERMQPQLALGVPRSQVRSRSSRAASRALVAAVVAAAQRVNASFEQYLQRSFPRFYLLHSTFKTGIQALFLEVKEIGKIKSRMRRQRLSARQLPYRDMERLRQAVPQGRAQGHSHRDHRHPALRQFPGHCLDVFLPTAAPDPPLLDSQAAAGVPGRLRPRAPALVPRRAARPGAGGAGPAPAPAPGAPAAALRSGAGRRPAGPGAAPGREEFLLRLRAGVERAPGGARESPEPRALPHPALPGLPPAAPPAQPRPGDPAPGPRPAAPGPGPALRGGAASGLLPAWAEPHSAGPGRVPSVAGAVAPALLRAPSL
- the LOC120764503 gene encoding LETM1 domain-containing protein 1-like isoform X1, with translation MALSRAAARGGLWRLGPSALSPPRERMQPQLALGVPRSQVRSRSSRAASRALVAAVVAAAQRVNASFEQYLQRSFPRFYLLHSTFKTGIQALFLEVKEIGKIKSRMRRQRLSARQLPYRDMERLRQFRRDVLKAIPIGIIAIPPFANFLVIVLMYFFPRQLLIRHFWTPKQQLEFLDAYDRARRLSYPDVLRGLALAARALPQPQPRELLQQLCAQVQGGARPGLEQLLAVRSSFSGSVLALNALRAEHARALSRVLFLTPHFPAFLLRRRLRSHVLEIRHLDRALLHLGPGQLSEEELRAACYLRGLNPTRLGRAECRAWLEQWLRLSCELRASEASLLAHSMVLLSLNYRQAPE
- the LOC120764503 gene encoding basic proline-rich protein-like isoform X4, with amino-acid sequence MALSRAAARGGLWRLGPSALSPPRERMQPQLALGVPRSQVRSRSSRAASRALVAAVVAAAQRVNASFEQYLQRSFPRFYLLHSTFKTGIQALFLEVKEIGKIKSRMRRQRLSARQLPYRDMERLRQAVPQGRAQGHSHRDHRHPALRQFPGHCLDVFLPTAAPDPPLLDSQAAAGVPGRLRPRAPALVPRRAARPGAGGAGPAPAPAPGAPAAALRSGRRPAGPGAAPGREEFLLRLRAGVERAPGGARESPEPRALPHPALPGLPPAAPPAQPRPGDPAPGPRPAAPGPGPALRGGAASGLLPAWAEPHSAGPGRVPSVAGAVAPALLRAPSL